The DNA sequence GCGTTCGCCGCACCGGGTGGACGACGACGACCTGCTGGCCCGGATCGTCGCCACGCACTGGGCGGCCGGACAGCCCGGCGGTGTGGTCATCACCACGCCGCCGCGCCCCGAGGACGCGGTGGATCCCGCCGAGGCCGAACAGGCCATCGCCGAGGCCCTCGCGAGCGCCGAGCGGGACGGCGTGCGGGGCCAGGGGCTCACCAAGTACCTGATGCGCGCGGTCGACCGAGCGACCGGCGGCCGGACGGCGAAGGCCAATCTCGCCGTGCTCGTCTCCACCGCCGAGACCGGGGGGCGACTGGCCGCCGCCTACGCCCGCCATCGGGCCGCGGCCGCCTGACGCACGTCGTCACGGGCGGGGGGTGGCCGGCTTCGATCCGCCGGCCGCCCCGGCCCGCCCCGGCGGGCGGGCCGGCGGGCACCTCACAACGCGAGCGCGGGGACCCCGGGGGTACGGGTCGCGGCGCACACGCCCGGTGCCCGCGAGGGCGCCGCGGGCGCGAGGGTCGGCCCGATCAGCGGCATGACGGCCGCGAGCATCTCCGCCTCGCTCGCGGTCCCGTCCACGACCAGATCGGCCGCCGCCCGGGACGGCGCGACATGGGCCGCGTGGCGGTCCCGGCCCGTCTGCAGATAGTTGCGCAGGGAGAGCAGCGGGTCCTGCCGCTGCGCCTCGATCTTCCGGAGGATCTTGCGGGCCAGGCGTATGTCGTCGGGGGTGTCGACGTACACCCGCCACGCCGCGCGCCGCACCACCGACGGCAGTGTCAGCGCGAACAGCCCCTCGACCACCACCAGCAGCACACCGGGGCGCAGCAGCGCGGCGTCGATGGCGTCCGTCACGGCCGTCTCGTCGATCGACCCCGGATGGTTCCAGTCGAGGATGGAGTGTCCGCTGGCACTGACCGTCCACACACCTCGCAGGGGGTCGTGCGCGGGCACGTAGTAGTCGTCCAGATGGATCAGTGCCACGGTGTCGGGACACTCCAGCGACAGGGCTTCGGCAAGGGTGGACTTGCCGGATGCGGTGCCGCCTGCGACCGCCAGTACACCCGTCATACCGGGCGCTCCTCATGTGCTCAAAGGGAATAGACGAAGCGGCTGACAAGCCGAGTGGAGGGACTGTAAGGCCGCGTGCTCGCCCCTGGCAAGCAGGGAAAAGCGACCCGGCTCGGCGGCGGCCGGGACCCCGGCTTCCGGCCGGCCCGCGCGCCCGTCCCGGCGATGCCGCGGACCGTCGGCGGGGGCGTGGCGGGCCCCCTCGACGGCAGGGTTCCGTCGTCCGTCACGCACCTCGGGCGCGTGTCGACGCGAAGAACGCATCAGCTGCGACGAACCCCTGAAGCACCTTGCGGATGCCACCTCAGGGCTC is a window from the Streptomyces zhihengii genome containing:
- a CDS encoding uridine kinase family protein, which translates into the protein MTGVLAVAGGTASGKSTLAEALSLECPDTVALIHLDDYYVPAHDPLRGVWTVSASGHSILDWNHPGSIDETAVTDAIDAALLRPGVLLVVVEGLFALTLPSVVRRAAWRVYVDTPDDIRLARKILRKIEAQRQDPLLSLRNYLQTGRDRHAAHVAPSRAAADLVVDGTASEAEMLAAVMPLIGPTLAPAAPSRAPGVCAATRTPGVPALAL